From one Pecten maximus chromosome 8, xPecMax1.1, whole genome shotgun sequence genomic stretch:
- the LOC117333550 gene encoding elongin-B-like: protein MDVFLMIRRRKCTIFTDAKESTTVHEVKKIIEGILKTRPDDQKLYKDDQPLDDNKTLGDYGFTFATARAQAPATIGLAFRQEDGEFEALEVTPLSSPPELPDVMKPQDSTSHAQEQTAS, encoded by the exons ATG GATGTGTTTTTAATGATAAGGCGCAGGAAGTGTACCATCTTCACTGATGCAAAGGAGTCTACCACAGTACATGAAGTAAAGAAAATAATAGAGGGTATACTAAAAACCAGACCAGATGATCAGAAGCTTTATAAAgatgaccag CCCTTAGATGACAATAAAACACTTGGTGATTATGGATTCACATTTGCCACAGCAAGAGCACAGGCACCAGCAACAATTGGTTTGGCTTTTAGACAGGAAG ATGGAGAATTTGAAGCTTTGGAAGTGACACCATTGTCCAGTCCCCCAGAACTCCCAGATGTCATGAAGCCACAAGATTCCACTTCACATGCACAAGAACAAACAGCATCGTAA
- the LOC117332334 gene encoding probable ATP-dependent RNA helicase ddx17 — MERGTTSRGDYQSNTTSSGDYQSNTTSSGDYQSNTTSSGDYQSNTTSSGDYQSNTTSSGDYQSNTTSSRDYQSNTTSSGDYQSNTTSSGDYQGNTTSSGRGTTSRGDYQSNTTSSGDYQSNTTSSGDYQSNTTSSGDYQSNTTSSGDYQSNTTSSGDYQSNTTSSRDYQSNTTSSGDYQSNTTSSGDYQGNTTSSGRGTTSRGDYQSNTTSSGDYQSNTTSSGDYQSNTTSSGDYQSNTTSSGDYQSNTTSSGDYQSNTTSSRDYQSNTTSSGDYQSNTTSSGDYQGNTTSSGNYQINTKSSGDYQGNTTPSGDYQTNTTSSGDYQIYTTSSGDYQSNTTSSRDYQSNTTSSRDYQSNKTSSRDYQSNTTSSGDYQSNTTSSGDYQNNTTSSGDYQSNTTSSRDYQSNTTSSGVQHLAGITRVIQHLGGITRAIQHLAGITRAIQHLAGITRAIQHLAGITRVIQHLAGITRAIQHLAGITRVIQHLAGITRAIQHRQVLLQIN; from the exons ATGGAA CGGGGTACAACATCTAGAGGGGATTACCAGAGCAATACAACATCTAGCGGGGATTACCAGAGCAATACAACATCTAGCGGGGATTACCAGAGCAATACAACATCTAGCGGGGATTACCAGAGCAATACAACATCTAGCGGGGATTACCAGAGCAATACAACATCTAGCGGGGATTACCAGAGTAATACAACATCTAGCCGGGATTACCAGAGCAATACAACATCTAGCGGGGATTACCAGAGTAATACAACATCTAGCGGGGATTACCAGGGCAATACAACATCTAGCGGG CGGGGTACAACATCTAGAGGGGATTACCAGAGCAATACAACATCTAGCGGGGATTACCAGAGCAATACAACATCTAGCGGGGATTACCAGAGCAATACAACATCTAGCGGGGATTACCAGAGTAATACAACATCTAGCGGGGATTACCAGAGCAATACAACATCTAGCGGGGATTACCAGAGTAATACAACATCTAGCCGGGATTACCAGAGCAATACAACATCTAGCGGGGATTACCAGAGTAATACAACATCTAGCGGGGATTACCAGGGCAATACAACATCTAGCGGG CGGGGTACAACATCTAGAGGGGATTACCAGAGCAATACAACATCTAGCGGGGATTACCAGAGCAATACAACATCTAGCGGGGATTACCAGAGCAATACAACATCTAGCGGGGATTACCAGAGTAATACAACATCTAGCGGGGATTACCAGAGCAATACAACATCTAGCGGGGATTACCAGAGTAATACAACATCTAGCCGGGATTACCAGAGCAATACAACATCTAGCGGGGATTACCAGAGTAATACAACATCTAGCGGGGATTACCAGGGCAATACAACATCTAGCGGGAATTACCAGATCAATACAAAATCTAGCGGGGATTACCAGGGCAATACAACACCTAGCGGGGATTACCAGACCAATACAACATCTAGCGGGGATTACCAGATCTATACAACATCTAGCGGGGATTACCAGAGCAATACAACATCTAGCAGGGATTACCAGAGCAATACAACATCTAGCAGGGATTACCAGAGCAATAAAACATCTAGCAGGGATTACCAGAGCAATACAACATCTAGCGGGGATTACCAGAGCAATACAACATCTAGCGGGGATTACCAGAACAATACAACATCTAGCGGGGATTACCAGAGCAATACAACATCTAGCAGGGATTACCAGAGCAATACAACATCTAGCGGGGTACAACATCTAGCGGGGATTACCAGAGTAATACAACATCTAGGGGGGATTACCAGAGCAATACAACATCTAGCGGGGATTACCAGAGCAATACAACATCTAGCGGGGATTACCAGAGCAATACAACATCTAGCGGGGATTACCAGAGTAATACAACATCTAGCGGGGATTACCAGAGCAATACAACATCTAGCGGGGATTACCAGAGTAATACAACATCTAGCGGGGATTACCAGAGCAATACAACATCGGCAGGTTTTACTTCAAATTAACTGA
- the LOC117332335 gene encoding leucine-rich repeat extensin-like protein 2, which produces MKLIGRKYPQQYQNRPPTVSERTPNSIRTDPQQYQNGPPTVPEQTPDSISTDPKQYQNRPQTVPEQTPNSISTDPKQYQNRPQTVPEQTPNSTRTDPKQYQNRPPTVSVQTPNSIRTDPQQYQNRPPTVPEQTPNSTRTDPQQYQYRPPTVPERTPNSTRTDPRQYQNRPPTVSEQTPNSTRTDPQQYQNRPPTVSEQTPDSIRTDPQQYQNGPPTVPEQTPDSIRTDPRQYQNRPPTVSEQTPNSIRTDPQQYQNGPPTVSERTPNSIRTDPQQYQNGPPTVSERTRNSIRTDPQQYQYRPQQYQNRPPTVSVQTPNSTRTDPRQYQYRPQTVPEQTPNSTRTDPQQYQYRPQTVPEQTPNSTRTDPKQFQNRPQTVPEQTPNSISTDPQQYQNGPPTVPEQTPDSTRTDPQQYQNRPPTVSEQTPNSIRTVPQQYQNGPPTVSERTPNSISTDPQQYQYRPPTVSEQTPNSIRTDPRQYQNRPPTASVQTPNSIRTDPPTVSEQTPNSIRTDPQQYQNGPPTVSERTPNSISTDPQQYQNRPPTVPEQTPDSISTYPKQYQNRPQTVPEQTPNSISTDPKQYQNRPQTVPEQTPNSISTDPQQYQNRPPTVSERTPNSTRTDPQQYQFRPPTVSEQTPNRHISHMNFD; this is translated from the coding sequence ATGAAATTAATTGGGAGAAAGTACCCCCAACAGTATCAGAACAGACCCCCAACAGTATCAGAACGGACCCCCAACAGTATCAGAACGGACCCCCAACAGTATCAGAACGGACCCCCAACAGTACCAGAACAGACCCCCGACAGTATCAGTACAGACCCCAAACAGTACCAGAACAGACCCCAAACAGTACCAGAACAGACCCCCAACAGTATCAGTACAGACCCCAAACAGTACCAGAACAGACCCCAAACAGTACCAGAACAGACCCCAAACAGTACCAGAACAGACCCCAAACAGTACCAGAACAGACCCCCAACAGTATCAGTACAGACCCCCAACAGTATCAGAACAGACCCCCAACAGTATCAGAACAGACCCCCAACAGTACCAGAACAGACCCCAAACAGTACCAGAACAGACCCCCAACAGTATCAGTACAGACCCCCAACAGTACCAGAACGGACCCCCAACAGTACCAGAACAGACCCCCGACAGTACCAGAACAGACCCCCAACAGTATCAGAACAGACCCCCAACAGTACCAGAACGGACCCCCAACAGTACCAGAACAGACCCCCGACAGTATCAGAACAGACCCCCGACAGTATCAGAACAGACCCCCAACAGTATCAGAACGGACCCCCAACAGTACCAGAACAGACCCCCGACAGTATCAGAACAGACCCCCGACAGTATCAGAACAGACCCCCAACAGTATCAGAACAGACCCCCAACAGTATCAGAACAGACCCCCAACAGTATCAGAACGGACCCCCAACAGTATCAGAACGGACCCCCAACAGTATCAGAACGGACCCCCAACAGTATCAGAACGGACCCCCAACAGTATCAGAACGAACCCGCAACAGTATCAGAACGGACCCCCAACAGTATCAGTACAGACCCCAACAGTACCAGAACAGACCCCCAACAGTATCAGTACAGACCCCCAACAGTACCAGAACAGACCCCCGACAGTATCAGTACAGACCCCAAACAGTACCAGAACAGACCCCAAACAGTACCAGAACAGACCCCCAACAGTATCAGTACAGACCCCAAACAGTACCAGAACAGACCCCCAACAGTACCCGAACAGACCCCAAACAGTTCCAGAACAGACCCCAAACAGTACCAGAACAGACCCCCAACAGTATCAGTACAGACCCCCAACAGTACCAGAACGGACCCCCAACAGTACCAGAACAGACCCCCGACAGTACCAGAACAGACCCCCAACAATATCAGAACAGACCCCCAACAGTGTCAGAACAGACCCCCAACAGTATCAGAACAGTCCCCCAACAGTATCAGAACGGACCCCCAACAGTATCAGAACGGACCCCCAACAGTATCAGTACAGACCCCCAACAGTATCAGTACAGACCCCCAACAGTATCAGAACAGACCCCCAACAGTATCAGAACAGACCCCCGACAGTATCAGAACAGACCCCCAACAGCATCAGTACAGACCCCCAACAGTATCAGAACAGACCCCCCAACAGTATCAGAACAGACCCCCAACAGTATCAGAACGGACCCCCAACAGTATCAGAACGGACCCCCAACAGTATCAGAACGGACCCCCAACAGTATCAGTACAGACCCCCAACAGTATCAGAACAGACCCCCAACAGTACCAGAACAGACCCCCGACAGTATCAGTACATACCCCAAACAGTACCAGAACAGACCCCAAACAGTACCAGAACAGACCCCCAACAGTATCAGTACAGACCCCAAACAGTACCAGAACAGACCCCAAACAGTACCAGAACAGACCCCCAACAGTATCAGTACAGACCCCCAACAGTATCAGAACAGACCCCCAACAGTATCAGAACGGACCCCCAACAGTACCAGAACAGACCCCCAACAGTATCAGTTCAGACCCCCAACAGTATCAGAACAGACCCCCAACAGACATATTAGTCATATGAATTTTGATTAA
- the LOC117333703 gene encoding uncharacterized protein LOC117333703 produces the protein MKRKQQMVGLAKPCRKRSIILHEIGHAIGMFHEQARPDRDEYISILYNHILPPVRFNFQKIDPEQTTNYSIAYDYLSIMHYGETAFSFNRSAITMKAGNPSFQKKMGKATRISFRDVMSVNKMYNCAGHCTVKPNCPFKEAFVGKDCRCWCPTDENDREPAKLCPTAPPVDPPRINKTQTSNRRPRPNQSQREANGVLLKIAFNPNRRQISNGAASAVLTPVGRGHSFIRNPSDQGARMVPTSGSEGSESLAATLSNLPSSIRIGSLGANGERPVRSRSRNIQSRNLALGRRTNFFRRLPSPRSQRPSTTESGNRLEQQLAKELNKLNGVNSGTISRPSRRTPLLSGLMPTRQSGSDMNSLVSNAVSVLTGGRRGNTNRNTNGAVVSSQTPGGGVATSDLKQLLQELRRLNNQNQMSTQNPIVGNVRHTHVRSRPRHLMRELSDLRSQTGPQQRPHLSEEQMSYLLQKFPSFSSPSVTHTHPVVMRPSSGHNRHHHNHHNHHHHNEHQHNGILSPITSNTHFHTNP, from the exons ATGAAGCGTAAGCAGCAAATGGTAGGCCTGGCAAAGCCCTGCAGAAAG AGAAGTATCATACTTCACGAGATCGGTCATGCTATCGGGATGTTCCACGAACAAGCTCGGCCGGACCGCGACGAGTACATCAGCATTCTGTACAACCACATCCTCCCGCCAGTTAGATTCAACTTCCAAAAAATTGACCCTGAGCAGACGACTAACTACAGTATAGCGTACGACTACCTCAGCATAATGCATTATGGGGAAACA GCGTTTTCCTTTAACAGATCAGCTATCACAATGAAAGCTGGAAATCCCAGCTTTCAGAAAAAGATGGGCAAGGCGACGCGTATAAGTTTCCGCGATGTTATGTCCGTCAACAAAATGTACAATTGTGCAG GTCACTGTACAGTTAAACCAAACTGCCCATTCAAAGAAGCCTTTGTTGGTAAAGACTGTCGCTGTTGGTGCCCAACAGACGAAAACGATCGCGAACCCGCAAAATTGTGTCCAACTGCACCCCCAGTTGATCCTCCTAGGATAAATAAGACCCAAACCAGCAATCGCCGACCAAGGCCAAACCAATCACAAAGAGAAGCAAACGGTGTGCTACTTAAAATCGCCTTCAATCCGAACCGACGTCAAATATCTAACGGTGCAGCGAGTGCTGTCTTGACTCCCGTAGGCAGAGGTCATAGCTTCATTCGGAACCCGTCGGATCAGGGGGCCCGCATGGTACCTACTTCCGGCAGTGAAGGATCTGAATCGTTAGCTGCAACTTTATCAAATCTCCCATCATCCATCAGAATAGGATCTCTTGGTGCTAATGGGGAGCGCCCGGTAAGAAGCAGAAGTAGAAATATCCAGTCGAGGAATCTAGCTTTAGGTAGAAGGACTAATTTCTTCCGACGTCTACCGTCCCCTCGGTCACAGCGTCCTTCTACCACAGAATCTGGTAATCGTCTAGAGCAGCAGCTCGCGAAAGAGTTAAATAAGCTGAATGGGGTTAATTCAGGAACAATAAGTCGGCCATCACGACGTACTCCGCTACTGTCGGGATTAATGCCCACCCGACAATCTGGCAGTGACATGAACTCTCTGGTTAGTAATGCTGTGAGCGTGTTGACTGGTGGCCGGCGTGGTAACACCAACCGGAATACGAACGGTGCGGTGGTCTCCTCGCAGACACCAGGAGGGGGAGTGGCAACATCAGATCTGAAGCAACTTCTACAGGAGCTCCGTCGACTTAACAACCAGAACCAGATGTCTACCCAAAATCCCATTGTTGGCAATGTTCGACACACACATGTTAGGTCCAGACCCAGACACTTAATGCGAGAATTATCCGACCTTAGATCTCAAACGGGTCCACAACAAAGACCACATCTCTCAGAAGAACAAATGTCATACCTTTTACAAAAGTTTCCATCCTTTAGTTCCCCGAGTGTTACTCATACACATCCTGTAGTTATGCGACCATCCTCTGGCCACAatcgtcatcatcataatcatcataatcatcatcatcacaacgAACACCAACATAACGGCATTCTATCACCCATCACTAGTAACACACACTTCCATACTAATCCCTGA